In Flavobacterium lacustre, a genomic segment contains:
- a CDS encoding CoA-binding protein — translation MKNKKTVVIGATTKPEKYAFKAITMLVDKGHSVLALGQNAGEVAGVKIQTKAIPLKSIDTVTLYINATRQRDYYNYIVEAKPKRVIFNPGTENPEFYQLLQLNNIKVEVACTLVLLTTNQY, via the coding sequence ATGAAAAATAAGAAAACAGTAGTCATTGGTGCAACAACAAAACCTGAAAAATATGCTTTTAAAGCGATTACAATGCTCGTTGATAAAGGACATTCGGTTCTTGCATTAGGACAAAATGCTGGTGAAGTGGCAGGTGTAAAAATCCAAACCAAAGCGATTCCGTTAAAAAGCATAGATACCGTTACACTTTACATCAATGCGACACGTCAACGCGATTATTATAATTATATAGTTGAAGCTAAACCAAAGCGTGTTATTTTCAATCCTGGAACCGAAAATCCGGAGTTCTATCAATTATTGCAATTAAATAATATAAAAGTCGAAGTGGCTTGTACACTAGTTTTATTGACGACAAATCAATATTAG
- a CDS encoding sodium:solute symporter, translating into MSPSTILLLIIVYFGILFYISHAVSKKDSGNDTFFKANKNSKWYLVAFGMIGTALSGVTFISVPGEVGAPTGEQFKYFQFVLGNAIGFIIIAKLLLPLYYRMNLTSIYGYIEHRLGIYSYKTAATIFLISRTIGSSFRLYLVVIVLQRFVFDYYNIPFALTVLISLALIFSYTYRGGLKTIIITDTLQTFFLVSSVFLTIYFICSSLDLSIFQAFETVKNSNYSKIFFFEDFISSKFHFVKQILGGIFVTIAMVGLDQDLMQKNLSCATIGEAQKNMFTFTGIFVLINIFFLSVGALLYIYAEKNGIEVPLDLISGKPRTDLLFPEIAFNHLTLIPSVVFLLGLTAATFATTDSALTALTTSFCVDFLGMDKTENLNKPNIIRTRHFIHVGFSFLMFLVIVFFNSINDSSVVGMIFRVASYTYGPLLGLYCFGLFLKSKTVQDKLVPFICILSPALTFFISENSKTLFFGYVFDNELIIINGLITFVGLLLISKPATKATQF; encoded by the coding sequence ATGAGCCCAAGCACCATCTTACTTCTTATAATCGTTTATTTTGGAATTTTATTTTATATCTCTCATGCCGTCAGCAAAAAAGATAGTGGAAATGATACTTTTTTTAAGGCCAATAAAAATTCTAAATGGTATTTGGTTGCTTTCGGGATGATTGGAACAGCTCTTTCTGGGGTTACTTTTATCTCAGTTCCTGGAGAAGTTGGTGCGCCAACAGGAGAACAATTCAAATATTTTCAGTTTGTACTAGGAAATGCCATTGGATTTATAATCATCGCCAAGCTACTGCTTCCGTTGTATTACCGAATGAATCTGACCTCAATTTATGGCTATATCGAACACCGTTTAGGTATTTACTCTTATAAAACGGCTGCCACTATTTTCTTAATTAGTCGAACAATTGGTTCTTCTTTTAGATTATATCTCGTGGTTATTGTTCTTCAGCGCTTCGTTTTTGATTATTATAATATTCCGTTTGCTTTAACCGTTTTAATTTCGCTGGCTTTAATTTTTTCGTATACGTATCGCGGAGGTTTAAAGACGATTATTATTACAGACACTTTACAAACATTCTTCTTAGTTTCATCTGTTTTTTTGACCATCTATTTTATTTGCAGCAGTTTAGATCTAAGCATTTTTCAGGCTTTCGAAACCGTTAAAAACAGTAATTATTCTAAAATATTTTTCTTTGAAGATTTTATTTCCAGTAAATTTCATTTTGTAAAACAAATTCTTGGTGGTATTTTCGTAACCATTGCAATGGTTGGTTTAGATCAAGATTTAATGCAAAAGAACTTGAGTTGCGCCACCATTGGCGAGGCCCAAAAAAACATGTTTACTTTTACCGGAATTTTTGTACTTATTAATATATTTTTCCTGAGTGTTGGTGCTTTACTTTATATTTATGCCGAGAAAAATGGCATTGAAGTACCATTAGATTTAATTTCAGGAAAACCAAGAACCGATTTACTTTTTCCGGAAATCGCCTTTAATCATTTAACACTAATTCCTTCTGTAGTCTTCTTGTTGGGATTAACCGCAGCTACTTTTGCTACAACTGATTCCGCTTTAACGGCTCTAACCACTTCGTTTTGTGTTGATTTTTTAGGTATGGATAAAACCGAGAATTTAAACAAACCGAACATAATCCGAACCCGACATTTTATTCATGTTGGTTTTTCTTTTCTGATGTTCTTAGTCATTGTTTTTTTTAATTCCATCAATGATAGTTCGGTAGTCGGAATGATTTTTAGAGTAGCTTCATATACTTATGGACCGCTTTTGGGATTGTATTGCTTTGGATTATTTCTAAAATCTAAAACGGTCCAAGACAAACTCGTTCCATTTATATGCATTCTTTCCCCTGCGCTAACTTTCTTTATCAGCGAAAACTCTAAAACACTTTTCTTTGGTTATGTTTTTGACAATGAATTAATTATCATAAACGGTCTTATCACTTTTGTTGGATTACTGTTAATAAGCAAACCCGCAACAAAAGCGACACAGTTTTAA
- the recR gene encoding recombination mediator RecR: MEFSSKLLEKAVNEMSQLPGIGKRTALRLVLHLLKQPKEQTGFLAQALVTMREDIKYCSSCHNISDSILCEICANTSRNHQIICVVEDIRDVMAIENTGQFRGIYHVLGGKISPIDGVGPSQLNIVSLVDKIKSGNVSEIIFALSSTMEGDTTNFYIYKQISDCSIVISTIARGISVGDELEYADEVTLGRSILQRVPFEKSFKQN; this comes from the coding sequence ATGGAATTTTCTTCAAAATTATTAGAAAAAGCGGTTAACGAAATGTCACAATTGCCCGGAATAGGTAAGCGAACGGCTCTCCGACTGGTATTACATTTATTAAAACAACCCAAAGAACAAACCGGTTTTCTGGCTCAGGCTTTGGTGACTATGCGGGAAGATATTAAGTATTGTAGTAGTTGTCATAATATTTCGGATAGTATTTTGTGTGAAATATGTGCTAATACAAGCAGAAATCATCAAATTATTTGTGTTGTAGAAGATATTAGAGATGTAATGGCGATAGAAAACACGGGGCAATTCAGGGGAATTTATCATGTTTTGGGAGGGAAAATTTCACCGATAGACGGTGTTGGACCGAGTCAATTGAATATTGTTTCTTTGGTTGATAAAATAAAATCAGGAAATGTAAGTGAGATAATTTTTGCGTTGAGCTCAACAATGGAAGGCGATACGACCAATTTTTATATTTATAAGCAAATCTCAGATTGTTCTATTGTAATATCTACCATTGCAAGAGGAATTTCGGTTGGCGATGAGCTGGAATATGCAGATGAAGTTACTTTGGGAAGAAGCATATTGCAAAGAGTCCCTTTTGAAAAGTCTTTTAAACAAAATTAA
- a CDS encoding polysaccharide biosynthesis/export family protein, with protein MSKTGFYLLLTISVLFSSCISTQDLIYLQKKDKSQEDASIVAVGSKPYRLQTNDVLSITIKAIDPKLVAIFNPSNDGAGGGKSESGLYFDGFTVDDHGNIRIPVLGELNVIGYTLDEIRIRIEKQLLAEYFNKEADIFVTVRLAGLRYTINGEIGGPGTKILFQDNVTIMEAIANSGDITITGNRKAVTVMRKTPTGVQMHDLDLTDINVMQSPYYYLQPNDFIYVKPLKQKTWGTGKTGLESLGTIITLLSLATTTFLLLKN; from the coding sequence ATGAGCAAAACCGGATTTTATTTATTGCTGACCATAAGTGTTTTATTTTCCTCTTGTATCTCGACTCAAGATTTAATCTATCTTCAAAAAAAGGATAAATCACAAGAAGATGCTTCAATTGTTGCTGTAGGGTCAAAACCATACAGGTTGCAAACTAATGATGTTTTGAGCATAACTATAAAAGCTATAGATCCAAAACTTGTAGCTATTTTTAATCCGTCAAATGATGGAGCTGGCGGTGGAAAATCAGAATCAGGATTGTATTTTGATGGTTTTACTGTAGATGATCATGGTAATATAAGAATTCCTGTTTTAGGAGAATTAAATGTCATTGGTTATACGCTGGATGAAATTAGAATTAGAATAGAAAAGCAACTGTTAGCTGAATATTTTAACAAAGAAGCTGATATTTTTGTCACCGTTCGATTAGCAGGTTTGCGTTATACTATCAATGGAGAAATTGGAGGTCCTGGTACAAAAATATTATTTCAAGACAACGTGACTATTATGGAAGCTATTGCAAATTCCGGAGATATCACTATTACCGGGAATAGAAAAGCAGTTACGGTTATGAGAAAAACTCCTACCGGAGTTCAAATGCATGATTTAGACCTTACAGATATCAATGTGATGCAATCGCCATATTACTATTTGCAGCCTAATGATTTTATCTATGTGAAACCGCTCAAGCAAAAAACTTGGGGGACAGGAAAAACCGGTTTAGAGTCATTGGGAACAATTATTACCCTACTTTCTTTGGCAACGACTACTTTTTTATTATTAAAAAATTAA
- a CDS encoding polysaccharide biosynthesis tyrosine autokinase, with amino-acid sequence MLDIKDFSIFESQTSFDFKGFLIKIGSYWKWFLLSLLITFTIAYEVNIRKEKIYAMETLIVVKEETNPLFTSNTSLTFNWGGTSDQVQTISTTLQSRSHNELVVDKLQYYINYLVQGEYKLIDAYGAAPFYVNIDKTKGQIAGNLIGIKFLSENEYEIRIPFENSSVSILTYSNNSYGTTAVQTGDFIKRYKVGEQVSLPFLNWKLQIKDNPGFYKGNEYFVQFNDFDGTVSAYKGISVSTEDKGGSIITLGMQGTNKARMVEYLNATVKMLIKRQLDSKNQFATNTISFIDSTLVAMESQLKETGDELKSFRKDKNIFDVEDGGAKFSEKILGYDVTKDEVTRKMTYYNSLKAYLKNSVDYSKLPAPSVAGIEDPNIVVNVSKLISLSTQRSEMAYAVKSDKIFKDFDNQMMAVKNVLLENIATAKASLQYDLAMINGKINETESTIKQLPEDQQELIKIKRKYDLSDNIYSTFLQKRSEADIVKAANLSDIHFIDPAKDVGGGLIGPKTSVNYVLALFLGILFPLLIVFGIFFINNSIQNTEDISKLTQIPLIGVVGVNKEESDLAVFDKPKSALSESFRAIRSSLQFLYKKQLVDGAKTLMITSSVSGEGKTFCSINISTIFALSEKKTVIVGLDLRKPKLFDEFNLSNEVGVVNYLIKQKTLDEIINHTQIPFLDVILSGPIPPNPAEMILSDGLKELIEELKEKYDYIILDTPPVGLVSDALELAQYCDVTLYIVRQNFTKKEMITLLNNRVKRGELHNTSIILNSFENKAKYGAGYGYGYGYGYGYGTYSNGYHDEEENKSIVKKTIQKLRKK; translated from the coding sequence ATGTTAGATATAAAAGATTTTTCGATTTTTGAGAGCCAGACTAGTTTCGACTTTAAGGGCTTTTTAATTAAAATCGGAAGTTATTGGAAATGGTTTCTGCTGAGTTTACTAATTACTTTCACCATTGCTTATGAGGTAAATATTAGAAAGGAAAAGATTTACGCAATGGAAACACTTATTGTGGTAAAGGAAGAAACAAATCCGTTGTTTACCTCTAATACAAGTTTGACATTCAATTGGGGTGGTACTTCGGATCAGGTTCAAACTATTTCTACTACATTGCAATCCAGGTCTCATAATGAGTTAGTTGTAGATAAATTGCAATATTATATTAATTATTTAGTACAAGGAGAATACAAACTTATTGATGCTTACGGAGCGGCTCCTTTTTATGTCAATATTGATAAAACTAAAGGTCAAATAGCAGGAAATCTAATTGGAATTAAGTTTTTAAGTGAAAACGAATATGAAATCAGAATTCCATTCGAAAACAGTTCGGTTTCGATACTGACCTATTCTAATAATTCATATGGCACCACAGCCGTTCAAACTGGAGATTTCATAAAGCGATATAAAGTAGGAGAGCAGGTTTCATTGCCTTTTTTGAATTGGAAATTACAAATAAAAGACAATCCGGGATTTTATAAAGGAAACGAGTATTTTGTACAATTTAATGATTTTGACGGAACAGTTTCTGCTTATAAAGGAATAAGTGTGAGTACCGAAGATAAAGGCGGGTCAATTATTACCTTAGGGATGCAAGGAACAAATAAAGCCAGAATGGTGGAATATTTGAATGCAACCGTTAAAATGCTTATCAAAAGACAGTTAGATAGTAAAAACCAATTTGCGACTAATACAATATCCTTTATAGACAGTACTTTAGTGGCAATGGAATCGCAACTGAAAGAAACCGGAGATGAGCTAAAATCATTCCGAAAAGATAAAAATATCTTTGATGTTGAAGATGGGGGAGCAAAATTCTCAGAGAAAATACTCGGATATGATGTCACTAAGGATGAGGTGACTCGTAAAATGACGTATTACAATTCCTTAAAAGCGTATTTAAAAAATAGTGTTGATTATTCTAAACTTCCTGCGCCATCAGTAGCGGGAATTGAAGATCCAAATATTGTGGTTAATGTTTCTAAATTGATTTCACTTTCCACGCAAAGATCCGAAATGGCTTACGCTGTTAAAAGTGATAAAATATTTAAAGATTTTGATAATCAAATGATGGCTGTCAAAAATGTTTTGTTGGAGAATATTGCTACTGCAAAAGCTTCTTTACAATATGATTTAGCCATGATTAACGGTAAAATTAATGAGACGGAAAGTACCATTAAACAGCTTCCGGAAGACCAACAGGAATTAATTAAAATAAAAAGAAAATATGACTTAAGCGATAATATTTACAGCACGTTTCTTCAAAAACGAAGTGAGGCTGATATCGTAAAAGCAGCAAACTTATCTGATATTCATTTTATTGACCCGGCAAAAGATGTTGGAGGCGGATTAATCGGTCCCAAAACATCTGTGAACTATGTATTGGCGTTGTTTTTGGGAATACTATTTCCGTTGCTTATTGTTTTTGGAATTTTCTTTATTAATAACTCCATTCAGAATACTGAGGATATTAGTAAGTTGACACAGATTCCGCTAATTGGTGTAGTTGGTGTGAATAAAGAAGAGAGTGATTTGGCTGTTTTTGATAAGCCTAAATCAGCGTTGTCCGAATCGTTTAGAGCAATTCGTTCTTCACTGCAATTTTTGTATAAAAAACAATTAGTTGATGGTGCTAAAACCTTGATGATAACCTCATCGGTCAGCGGTGAAGGAAAGACTTTTTGTTCGATAAATATCTCTACTATTTTTGCATTAAGCGAGAAAAAGACGGTCATTGTGGGATTAGATTTAAGAAAACCGAAGTTGTTTGATGAATTTAATTTATCCAATGAAGTTGGTGTGGTGAATTATTTAATTAAGCAAAAAACACTTGATGAAATTATAAATCATACGCAAATACCGTTTTTAGACGTCATCCTTTCGGGACCAATTCCTCCCAATCCTGCAGAGATGATTTTGAGTGATGGTTTGAAGGAATTAATTGAAGAATTAAAAGAAAAATACGACTATATTATTTTAGATACACCGCCTGTTGGTTTGGTTTCTGATGCATTGGAGTTGGCGCAATACTGTGATGTGACACTTTACATCGTTAGACAAAACTTTACTAAAAAGGAAATGATTACGTTATTGAATAACAGGGTGAAACGCGGAGAACTTCATAATACGAGTATTATTTTGAATAGTTTTGAAAATAAAGCCAAATATGGAGCAGGCTATGGCTATGGTTACGGCTATGGTTACGGTTACGGGACCTATTCTAATGGGTATCATGATGAGGAGGAAAATAAAAGCATTGTTAAGAAAACAATTCAAAAGTTGAGAAAAAAATAA
- a CDS encoding SDR family oxidoreductase: protein MMKEKTNSTILITGGAGFIGSNLCEHFLSKGYKVICLDNFATGHRHNLAGFVDNENFRLIEGDIRNSVDCEKAVQGVDYILHEAALGSVPRSIIDPVTTNEVNVSGFLNMLVAARDAKVKRFIYAASSSTYGDSQGLPKVEDVIGKPLSPYAITKYVNELYAEIFSTTYGLETIGLRYFNVFGRKQDPKGAYAAVIPKFVMQLMQLESPILNGDGNYSRDFTYIDNVIQMNELAMTTENQEALNTVYNTAYGDRTTLNELLVYLKEYLSQYDERIANVAVIHGPNRAGDIPHSLASIDKAKKLLGYHPQFSIAEGLKEAVDWYWNNLK from the coding sequence ATGATGAAAGAAAAAACGAACAGTACCATACTAATTACGGGAGGAGCCGGATTTATTGGCTCTAATCTTTGTGAACATTTTTTATCCAAAGGGTATAAGGTGATTTGTCTGGATAATTTTGCAACAGGTCACCGACATAATTTAGCCGGGTTTGTTGATAATGAGAATTTTCGATTGATAGAAGGGGATATTCGGAATTCTGTTGATTGTGAAAAGGCTGTACAAGGAGTTGATTATATTTTGCATGAAGCTGCTTTGGGCTCTGTGCCTCGTTCTATTATTGATCCCGTAACGACTAATGAAGTTAATGTTTCCGGGTTTTTGAATATGCTTGTTGCTGCCAGAGATGCAAAAGTGAAACGCTTTATTTATGCCGCAAGTTCTTCTACTTATGGAGATTCTCAAGGGTTGCCTAAAGTTGAGGATGTTATAGGAAAACCACTTTCGCCTTATGCGATTACTAAATATGTTAACGAATTGTATGCTGAGATTTTCAGTACTACATATGGTTTAGAAACAATCGGATTGCGTTATTTTAATGTTTTTGGAAGAAAACAAGATCCCAAAGGGGCGTATGCCGCGGTGATTCCGAAGTTTGTGATGCAATTGATGCAATTGGAGTCTCCAATATTGAACGGAGATGGGAATTATTCCCGTGATTTCACTTATATCGATAATGTGATTCAGATGAATGAATTGGCGATGACTACTGAAAATCAGGAGGCGTTGAACACCGTTTATAATACAGCTTACGGTGACCGAACGACTTTGAATGAATTACTGGTTTATTTGAAGGAGTACCTGTCTCAATATGATGAAAGGATTGCGAATGTTGCTGTAATACATGGACCAAACCGGGCGGGAGATATTCCGCATTCGTTGGCCAGCATTGATAAGGCCAAAAAGTTATTAGGGTATCATCCGCAGTTTTCTATAGCGGAAGGTCTAAAAGAAGCGGTTGATTGGTATTGGAATAATCTAAAATAG
- a CDS encoding UDP-glucose 6-dehydrogenase, translated as MKITKICCIGAGYVGGPTMAVIAQKCPHIKVTVVDLNEERIAAWNDENVDNIPIYEPGLSAIVAEARGRNLFFSTAVEQAIDEAQVIFISVNTPTKTYGKGKGMAADLKYIELCARQIARVAKDNKIVVEKSTLPVRTAEAIKSILDNTGNGVEFQILSNPEFLAEGTAVTDLLHPDRILIGGDTTVEGQKAIQSLVDVYANWVPADKILTTNVWSSELSKLTANAFLAQRISSINALSELCEKTGADVNEVARAIGMDSRIGPKFLKASVGFGGSCFQKDILNLVYIAKSYGLNEVADYWEQVIIMNDHQKKRFSNTIVQTLYNTVADKKITFLGWAFKKDTNDTRESAAIYVADDLINEQAKIAVYDPKVSRKKVLADLDYLETRTAESNMKSISSYEDAYTACEGAHAIAVLTEWDEFVQYDWQKIYDSMHKPAFVFDGRNLLDKAALEQIGFVYQAIGS; from the coding sequence ATGAAAATTACAAAAATTTGTTGCATCGGAGCCGGATATGTTGGAGGACCAACTATGGCTGTTATTGCGCAAAAATGCCCCCACATTAAAGTTACTGTAGTTGATTTGAATGAAGAACGCATTGCCGCCTGGAATGATGAAAATGTGGATAATATTCCTATTTATGAGCCAGGTTTAAGTGCCATTGTTGCAGAAGCAAGAGGTAGAAATCTTTTTTTCTCTACTGCTGTAGAACAAGCCATTGATGAAGCCCAAGTCATTTTTATTTCGGTGAATACGCCAACCAAAACCTACGGAAAAGGAAAAGGAATGGCTGCTGATTTAAAATATATTGAATTATGTGCGAGACAAATTGCAAGAGTAGCCAAAGACAATAAAATTGTAGTGGAGAAATCTACTCTTCCCGTGCGTACTGCTGAAGCTATCAAAAGTATTTTGGACAATACCGGTAATGGTGTTGAATTTCAAATTTTATCCAATCCGGAGTTTCTTGCAGAAGGTACTGCCGTTACGGATTTATTGCATCCGGATCGTATCTTAATTGGTGGTGACACTACAGTTGAAGGTCAAAAAGCGATTCAATCGTTAGTTGATGTGTATGCTAATTGGGTACCTGCTGATAAAATATTAACCACTAATGTATGGTCTTCGGAATTGTCTAAATTGACGGCTAATGCTTTTTTGGCACAACGTATTTCTTCGATTAATGCATTATCCGAACTTTGTGAAAAAACAGGTGCTGATGTGAATGAAGTAGCGCGCGCCATAGGAATGGACAGCCGTATTGGGCCAAAGTTTCTTAAAGCTTCTGTTGGTTTTGGTGGTTCTTGTTTTCAAAAGGATATTTTAAACTTGGTGTATATTGCTAAATCGTATGGTTTGAATGAAGTAGCTGATTATTGGGAGCAAGTCATTATTATGAATGACCATCAGAAGAAACGATTTTCTAATACAATTGTTCAAACGCTTTACAATACTGTTGCCGATAAAAAAATCACATTTTTGGGTTGGGCTTTCAAAAAAGATACTAATGATACCCGAGAATCAGCAGCGATTTATGTTGCAGATGATTTGATTAACGAACAGGCTAAAATTGCTGTTTACGATCCTAAAGTTTCCAGAAAAAAGGTTTTAGCAGATTTGGATTATTTAGAAACCAGAACTGCCGAAAGCAATATGAAAAGTATCAGCTCGTATGAAGATGCTTACACTGCCTGTGAAGGCGCCCATGCCATCGCTGTTCTTACCGAATGGGATGAATTTGTTCAGTATGACTGGCAGAAAATTTATGATTCGATGCATAAGCCTGCTTTTGTTTTTGACGGAAGAAATTTACTTGACAAAGCCGCATTAGAACAAATCGGGTTTGTTTATCAGGCGATAGGCTCTTAA
- a CDS encoding UpxY family transcription antiterminator, which yields MKHWYVVYTKPKWEKKVAEQLEQLGITCFCPLITQVRQWSDRKKKVEVPLFNSYVFVQLLYSERNTVFNSVGVVRYLFWLGKPAIVRDEEICVIRDWINGTDSCEVSVVPFQIGDSIQLESGPFSSQKAIVQEVTNTHYVLVLESLGCVLKMKYN from the coding sequence GTGAAACATTGGTATGTAGTTTATACAAAACCTAAATGGGAAAAGAAAGTTGCGGAACAATTGGAACAATTGGGAATTACCTGTTTCTGCCCGTTGATTACTCAAGTACGTCAATGGTCAGATCGAAAAAAGAAAGTAGAAGTACCTCTTTTTAATTCGTATGTTTTTGTTCAGTTATTGTATTCCGAAAGAAATACTGTTTTTAATTCAGTTGGAGTTGTCCGGTATTTGTTTTGGTTGGGGAAACCCGCCATTGTTCGCGATGAAGAGATTTGTGTTATAAGGGATTGGATTAACGGCACGGATTCTTGTGAAGTGTCTGTTGTGCCTTTTCAGATTGGTGACAGCATACAATTAGAATCCGGACCTTTTTCTTCTCAAAAAGCGATTGTGCAGGAAGTGACAAATACTCATTATGTATTGGTCTTGGAGTCGCTTGGCTGTGTGTTGAAGATGAAGTATAATTAG
- the rfbB gene encoding dTDP-glucose 4,6-dehydratase: MKKILITGGAGFIGSHVVRLFVTKYRDYHIYNLDALTYAGNLENLTDIEAAPNYTFIKGDITDADFISELFEQHAFEGVIHLAAESHVDRSIEDPLAFVKTNVFGTVNLLNAAKKEWENAFEGKRFYHISTDEVYGSLGAEGLFTETTAYDPNSPYSASKASSDHFVRAYGETYGLPYVLTNCSNNYGPNHFPEKLIPLFIHNIIANKPLPVYGDGNYTRDWLFVEDHARAIDLVFHQGAAQETYNIGGFNEWKNIDLVRLLCSIMDGKLGRRPGKSAELITYVKDRPGHDLRYAIDATKIKEQLGWEPSVTFEQGLEITVNWYLNHPEWLDHVTSGAYLNYYDVKSEE, translated from the coding sequence ATGAAAAAAATATTAATTACCGGAGGAGCCGGATTTATTGGGTCTCACGTTGTGCGTTTGTTTGTGACTAAATATAGGGATTATCACATCTATAATTTGGATGCTTTAACGTATGCAGGTAATTTAGAGAATCTTACTGATATTGAAGCGGCGCCCAATTATACCTTTATTAAAGGCGATATCACCGATGCCGATTTTATTTCGGAATTGTTCGAACAACATGCCTTTGAAGGGGTGATTCATCTTGCGGCAGAGTCGCATGTGGATCGTTCTATTGAAGACCCTTTGGCGTTTGTGAAGACTAATGTGTTTGGTACCGTGAATTTGTTGAATGCTGCAAAAAAGGAGTGGGAGAATGCGTTTGAGGGCAAACGGTTTTATCATATCAGTACCGATGAGGTATACGGCTCGTTAGGTGCCGAAGGATTGTTTACAGAGACTACCGCTTATGATCCTAATTCTCCTTATTCGGCGTCCAAAGCCAGTTCCGACCATTTTGTCAGAGCTTATGGCGAGACTTACGGACTGCCTTATGTCCTTACCAATTGTTCCAATAATTATGGTCCGAATCATTTTCCGGAAAAATTGATTCCTCTGTTTATTCATAACATTATTGCCAATAAACCATTGCCTGTATATGGTGACGGGAATTATACACGCGATTGGCTGTTTGTTGAAGATCATGCCAGAGCTATCGATTTGGTTTTTCATCAAGGAGCTGCTCAAGAAACCTATAATATTGGTGGTTTTAATGAATGGAAAAATATAGATTTAGTGCGATTGCTTTGCTCCATCATGGATGGTAAATTGGGAAGAAGACCCGGTAAATCGGCTGAATTAATCACTTATGTAAAAGACAGACCCGGTCATGATTTGCGTTATGCTATTGATGCCACTAAAATAAAAGAGCAATTAGGCTGGGAGCCTTCAGTTACCTTTGAGCAGGGCTTAGAAATTACCGTCAATTGGTATTTGAACCATCCGGAATGGTTGGATCATGTGACTTCTGGCGCTTATTTGAATTATTATGATGTGAAAAGTGAGGAGTGA